The Ignavibacteriota bacterium region AAAAGCCATTTCTTATCGTTTCTATAATTTCCGAAACCCAGCAAATATATTGGAATTATTGTACCGATTATAATTTCCAAATAAAATAAGACTGACTCTTGAGTTAATTTTGTTAGATAAACAAGCTTTCCGTTTTCCATAAGATCATTAAGTTTCAAAAGAAATCCCAAAACCAAAGCGGCTAGGATAGCAGTTGATATTCCGGATAAAACTTCCATCTTCAAGCCGGTATTAGAAAAACCTTCATCTTTTGTCATCGATCTTGCAATATAGTATGACTCGAAAATTATCATCGATAAGCCCGCAGCAATGCAAGATATATAAAAATGAACAGGAAGCAACGAAGAATACCAGATTGGATGAAGTCTTTTAGGCACAATTAAATATAATGAGCCGAAAGATGACTGATGCAGCGTTGAAAATAGTATACCTGCAATTACAACAGGTGTAGAAATAAATTTTAGAAGTTTAATCGGGGCTGTTAAATTTAACTTTTTTAAAATTACAGGTGCAAATTCAAGCAGGAGCACTGTTGTATAACAGATCAAACACCATGTGATTTCAAACATTACAGAATGAATATTCCACATAACCAGCGGATGCCAAAAATTTAATGGCCTTCCAAGGTCAATTACAAGCAGACCAACTACAACCGAGTAACCAAGAAAAGCAGTTAAAATTGCCGGTTTAAGCAACGGTTCATATTTTTTTAAGTGGAAAATGTGAACAGTTGCAGCAATTGTAAATCCTGCGGCAGATAGACCGACGCATAAATAATCAAATCCAATCCAAAGACCCCAAGGAACTGCATCTCTTAAATTAGTTGTAGCGCCAAGTCCAAGTGAAAACCTGAAATAAGCCGAAGTTAATCCGGAAGTAATTATAAGAACTGCTACTACTTTCCAAAATGTGGGTTTCAATATATCTACAATTTTCATTTCAATTTTTTCCCTGGGAATTAAGATTATTTTCTTTTGCAATCTGATTTTTTCTTTTTGTCAGCCAATACATCGCACTTAAAAATACTCCGCCTCCCATAACAACACCGGGAATTTTTTCCATTGCCTGCATTGTAAATTCGGGCATAGATTTTTTGGGAATGTCGGATGTATAACCTAGTTTTTCAAATGGCACCGGAGAAATTACAAGAACATGACCACCTCCGGCTTCTTCTAATCCATATATTTTTGGGTAATAATTTTCGGGATTATTTTTTATTCTGTTTTGCGCAACTTCTATTATTTTTTCCATACTTCCGAAAAGTGTAGCTTCAGTCGGACAAATTTCAGAACATGCTGGTAATTTACCAGCTTTAACTCTTGTATGGCAAAGAATGCATTTACGAATTCTTGGATTCGTGCTTCCCCATTCGTAGCGGGGTATTTTCTGCGGACATGCCTGCATGCAGTATCTGCATCCAATGCATTTATCTGCATCGTAAACAACAGCACCCGTCTCAGATTTTTTAATCGCGCCAACTAAACAAACCGACTCGCATGCGGGTTCATTACAATGCATACATAGTTTTCTTGCAAAATGTTCACCGTATTGTTCAACTACAGTAAAAGTGCTTTCAGAAAGATGATCTTTCAAAAAATCATCATTTGTTTCAGGAAGGTTATTTGCTTCTTTGCACGCTTCATAACAAGAGCCGCATCCAAGACATAAATTAACATCAAAGAGTATTCCGTATTCTTTCAACATTTAATTCTCGCTTTTATTAGATTGGAATTTCATTTCAAAATCATTGGAATTATTAAATACAATGAATGAAACTGCATCATCTGAAATAGATCCGCCATCATACATTGTAACACCTGTAGAACTATTTTCCGGTGAATAAAGATCAATAAATTTTTTGAGTTCTTTAAATTCGTTTTTGATCCAGTTCTTAGCTTTTTTCCCTGAAATAAGCATCTTTTCATTTTCAGAATAATTTTCAGGTATTAGTTTTAAATTCCAAGTTGAATAAGTATCTGAAATTAAATTTCCATCTAAATTTTTATTTATAGCTTTTACATTTCCACTGATTGGAGATAAAAATTTAATTTTATTATCACCTCGCGTTGCTTCAAAAAGTATATCACCAAGTTTTATTTGTCTGCCTTCAGCTGCATAACTTATTATTGGCACAGTACCTAAAATTATTTTACCAAAAGAATCTAATCCCAAATCGACTGTCCCGTCATTGTTTTTCCTAAGCCAGGTATGTCCTTTAGACAACTGCAGATCTGACGGAAATAAGTAATTATTTTTATTGAAAAGTATTTTATCAAGTGGACTGAATGCTTGTTCGAAAGCCGGATGGTATTTTCCTTGAAAATTCAGCAATAATAAATCAATTATTAGAGCAGACAAAAATAATACTAAAACAAAAATTGCAACCATTTGTAAATTCCCTGTAATTTTGTCAATTAGCCGAAACGAAAACTTTATTCGGCAGTCTTATTAGAAATATTTTCTTCTTTTTGAGTCGATTGAATTTCCTCATTTTTAAATGGTTTACCGCCATCGTACATTGTCTCTGTAGCAAGCCTAAATGAGGGATCAAATTTTATAGCACTTGATTTTACCTGTCTGTCTTTTTTATTTGATGATCTTATTAAAGGCTCTACGACAAACCTTACAAATAAATCAACTACTATAAAAACAATTACGCACATCAATAAAAACTTTATCATGGCAAACTCCTATATATTAAAATTGTATAGTTGTTAGAACAACTTGCATGCCACTGAAATTTCAAATTATTTGTTCATTGTATCTCGTTATTTTTTAAATAGTTATGAATATACTTTTGAATTGTTCAATTATTCAGCAGTTGCAAAGTGATGAAATTTTCATCAGTCGACTGTTGAAAAATACATCACTTTTATTTTAGGAGTGTTTAAATTTTAACATTATTAATAACCAAATAATTTTCTTTTCGAATGAAACTTTTGGGAATTAGTGCCTTACACTTAGAATGTTTTTATATGTAATTAATCGATGGGTTAGAATTCATTTAGAATAAACTATACTTAGTTAAAGCGAAAAGTAAAATTAATTAAATATGAAAAATAATTTTGACCAAATTATCTATATTAACTTTTACACCTATGATTTTTTACTTTGAAAAGTAATTTGTAAAGTTCAAGAAAATAATCCGCAATAAATTCTATACAATTTAATATTCTGATTAATTTGTTTAAAAAATACAAATCTATTACAAATAATAATTAAAGAGCCAATATCATAAAATTTTTCGCATGTAGTATTATAAGTTTTAAATTTTATTCATAATAAAATATTCTGCGGAGAATTGATATGCCTATAAATAATTTAAAGATATTTTTAATCAATGTAATTTTTGTAATTACAGCAGCTTACACACTAAATGCACAAAATAAAAATAATTATCAAAAGAATAATAATTCTAATTGGCAGAAAATAATGTTTCAGGATGGAAGCGGAAGTATTTCAATTCCACAAGGTTGGAGAATAAACAGCGCCCAAAACACCTCTGCCGAATTACAAGGCCCAAAAGGAGAAGCTGTTGCAGTCGGAATAACTATGCCGATAGGCCCGCCGCAATTTGCAATGCCAGGCGTTCTAGCCGCACCATATATGTTTCCGGCAGATGCATACATTTATATTTCAGAATTTACCGCAAATAAAAACGGGCAATCTGCAAACGTAAGAATAATTGAACTGAACAATACACAAGCGTTAACGCAATACGGCAGAGCTGCTTATTTACTTGCGGATCAAACAACTTTAGGACAGAAATACAGATCTTTTGTATTAGTTAATACCGCCGATTTAGGAAACGGATACTGGCAATTTTATATGACTCTATTAACTGCTCCC contains the following coding sequences:
- a CDS encoding 4Fe-4S dicluster domain-containing protein, encoding MLKEYGILFDVNLCLGCGSCYEACKEANNLPETNDDFLKDHLSESTFTVVEQYGEHFARKLCMHCNEPACESVCLVGAIKKSETGAVVYDADKCIGCRYCMQACPQKIPRYEWGSTNPRIRKCILCHTRVKAGKLPACSEICPTEATLFGSMEKIIEVAQNRIKNNPENYYPKIYGLEEAGGGHVLVISPVPFEKLGYTSDIPKKSMPEFTMQAMEKIPGVVMGGGVFLSAMYWLTKRKNQIAKENNLNSQGKN
- the nrfD gene encoding polysulfide reductase NrfD, with translation MKIVDILKPTFWKVVAVLIITSGLTSAYFRFSLGLGATTNLRDAVPWGLWIGFDYLCVGLSAAGFTIAATVHIFHLKKYEPLLKPAILTAFLGYSVVVGLLVIDLGRPLNFWHPLVMWNIHSVMFEITWCLICYTTVLLLEFAPVILKKLNLTAPIKLLKFISTPVVIAGILFSTLHQSSFGSLYLIVPKRLHPIWYSSLLPVHFYISCIAAGLSMIIFESYYIARSMTKDEGFSNTGLKMEVLSGISTAILAALVLGFLLKLNDLMENGKLVYLTKLTQESVLFYLEIIIGTIIPIYLLGFGNYRNDKKWLFITSIFVLSGFILNRLNVCVTGLIKSSGYNYFPSFDEISITLMLVVIAVIAFRAVAKYFPVFESEHDTEKLGNRGTNIIQNN